From Pseudomonadota bacterium, a single genomic window includes:
- a CDS encoding ribbon-helix-helix domain-containing protein, which produces MATTKVTVTLDDQQLEAIRKLVASGKAQNVSSFVRHAVGVSLMDVAGWGRLLARALEQSGGPLTKKERAWADSVLETGPRRRRRRKVA; this is translated from the coding sequence ATGGCGACGACCAAAGTAACCGTCACACTTGACGATCAACAGTTGGAGGCCATTCGCAAACTCGTCGCGTCAGGCAAGGCTCAGAACGTGTCGAGCTTCGTTCGACACGCGGTCGGCGTGTCGCTCATGGACGTGGCAGGCTGGGGGCGGTTGCTCGCGCGTGCGCTCGAACAGAGCGGCGGTCCGCTGACCAAGAAGGAGCGCGCCTGGGCGGATTCCGTGCTCGAGACCGGTCCGAGGCGCAGGCGTCGGCGCAAGGTCGCGTGA
- a CDS encoding MBL fold metallo-hydrolase: MTMPNNARSISRRRSPGRVATLAAIPLLTFGGWAMTSDHSGSIVQSSAQAEAFARSSNWDPQRKRFVNALPERAPQIAPMLQKLMRGTDNARPHVDLPVQARRAADFEEAPEDGLQLTWLGHSTTLVEIDGTRVLLDPVWGERSSPFSWAGPQRFHAPPLPLSELLSLRVDAVAISHDHYDHLDQPTIEALRAHVPLFVVPLGVGAHLERWGVDRARIVERDWWQDVHVGTVRLVATPARHFSGRSLIMADRDRTLWSGWAIIGSEHRVYFSGDSAMFPGFAEIGRRLGPFDVTLLETGAYDELWADVHMGPEQAVLAHKLVRGKLYVPVHWGTFDLANHGWTEPVERAVAAAKRHGVKIALPRPGTTLKPDDTPAEPWWPALPWQDASESPVVSSGLPAWMLRELEVEAAPSAMQHRTRTPMAPGVLVPVPALAVR; this comes from the coding sequence ATGACCATGCCGAACAACGCACGATCGATATCGAGACGGCGGTCCCCTGGCCGGGTGGCCACGCTGGCTGCGATACCCTTGCTCACGTTTGGAGGCTGGGCCATGACAAGCGACCACAGCGGCAGCATCGTTCAAAGCTCGGCGCAGGCCGAAGCCTTCGCGCGGTCGAGCAACTGGGACCCCCAGCGCAAGCGGTTCGTCAACGCGCTGCCGGAGCGGGCCCCCCAGATCGCGCCCATGCTGCAAAAGCTCATGCGCGGCACGGACAACGCTCGGCCGCACGTCGATCTGCCGGTTCAGGCCAGGCGTGCCGCCGACTTCGAGGAGGCGCCTGAAGACGGCCTGCAGCTGACCTGGCTTGGCCACTCGACGACTCTGGTCGAGATCGACGGCACGCGCGTGTTGCTCGATCCGGTCTGGGGCGAGCGCTCTTCGCCCTTCTCCTGGGCTGGGCCACAACGTTTTCACGCTCCGCCGCTGCCGCTCAGCGAGCTCTTGTCGCTGCGGGTGGATGCGGTGGCGATCTCCCACGACCACTACGATCATCTCGACCAACCCACCATCGAGGCACTGCGCGCGCACGTACCGCTGTTCGTCGTGCCGCTCGGTGTGGGCGCACACCTGGAGCGCTGGGGCGTCGACAGGGCGCGCATCGTGGAGCGCGATTGGTGGCAGGACGTGCACGTGGGCACGGTGCGCCTTGTCGCGACGCCGGCACGACACTTTTCGGGACGCTCGCTGATCATGGCCGACCGTGACCGCACGTTGTGGTCCGGCTGGGCCATCATCGGATCCGAGCACCGCGTCTACTTCAGCGGTGACAGCGCGATGTTCCCGGGCTTTGCGGAGATCGGTCGGCGCCTGGGACCGTTCGATGTGACGTTGCTCGAGACCGGCGCCTACGACGAGCTGTGGGCGGACGTGCACATGGGTCCGGAGCAGGCGGTGCTGGCGCACAAGCTGGTGCGGGGCAAGCTCTACGTGCCCGTGCACTGGGGGACTTTCGACCTGGCAAACCACGGCTGGACCGAGCCGGTCGAACGAGCCGTTGCGGCTGCGAAGCGCCACGGAGTCAAGATCGCGCTGCCGCGACCCGGCACCACACTGAAGCCGGACGACACACCGGCCGAGCCTTGGTGGCCCGCGCTGCCCTGGCAGGACGCCAGCGAGTCCCCTGTCGTATCGAGCGGCCTGCCTGCTTGGATGCTGCGCGAGCTCGAAGTCGAAGCTGCGCCGAGCGCAATGCAACACCGCACCCGAACACCCATGGCCCCGGGCGTGCTGGTCCCGGTGCCCGCGCTTGCCGTCCGCTGA
- a CDS encoding SRPBCC family protein, whose protein sequence is MRGKQMNIDVTRLIGAVNRELETREFNGKPARALVASRVYDTTRDDLWDALTTIERLPRWFSPVTGDLRLGGRYQIEGNASGEITRCEPPRFLSVTWEFSGDVSWVQVELEKVETGALLRLEHLAHVPQEFWNQYGPGATGVGWEQAFLGLDLYLAKSEIKPKETEVWLTTDRGKSFIRQSSDAWGQASIAAGTDATAAREAAQRTTEFYGG, encoded by the coding sequence ATGAGAGGGAAACAGATGAACATCGATGTCACTCGCCTGATCGGCGCAGTCAACCGGGAATTGGAGACTCGCGAATTCAACGGAAAGCCCGCCCGAGCGCTGGTTGCGAGTCGTGTCTACGATACGACCCGCGACGACTTGTGGGACGCATTGACCACTATCGAAAGACTGCCCCGCTGGTTCTCGCCGGTAACCGGCGACCTCCGGCTCGGCGGCCGCTACCAAATCGAAGGCAACGCATCCGGTGAGATTACCCGCTGTGAGCCGCCAAGGTTCTTGAGCGTCACCTGGGAGTTTTCCGGGGACGTCAGTTGGGTTCAGGTCGAGCTCGAGAAGGTCGAGACCGGGGCGCTTCTTCGCCTCGAGCACCTCGCACACGTACCACAGGAGTTCTGGAATCAGTACGGTCCCGGCGCCACCGGCGTGGGCTGGGAGCAAGCGTTTCTCGGCCTCGACCTTTATTTGGCGAAGTCTGAGATCAAACCCAAGGAGACCGAGGTGTGGCTCACCACCGACCGCGGCAAGTCGTTCATCCGTCAGTCGAGCGATGCCTGGGGGCAAGCGTCGATCGCCGCCGGCACCGATGCGACGGCGGCCCGTGAAGCCGCCCAGAGAACGACGGAGTTCTACGGCGGCTAG
- a CDS encoding PIN domain nuclease: protein MKGITFDAGGLIALERNDRRAIALLVRAQEIGARITVPATALAQVVRQPERQARLSRLVRQPLTRVVPLDGADAIHVGILLAASRTADIADAHVVICARRTGEPILTSDSDDLRCLDPSARLIAC from the coding sequence GTGAAGGGAATCACGTTCGACGCGGGCGGTTTGATTGCGCTCGAGCGAAACGACCGACGTGCGATTGCCCTGTTGGTACGCGCGCAGGAGATCGGCGCACGTATCACGGTACCCGCGACAGCGCTCGCGCAGGTGGTTCGGCAACCAGAGCGACAAGCACGCTTGTCGCGTCTGGTTCGGCAACCGCTGACTCGGGTCGTGCCTCTTGACGGAGCCGATGCCATCCACGTCGGGATCCTGCTTGCTGCGAGTCGCACGGCGGACATTGCAGACGCCCACGTGGTGATCTGCGCCCGCCGCACTGGCGAGCCGATCCTCACGAGCGATTCCGACGATCTCAGATGTCTCGACCCGAGTGCACGTCTGATCGCGTGCTGA
- a CDS encoding amidohydrolase family protein codes for MTRIDAHQHFWRLERGDYDWLTRDLGVLYRDYSPEDLDPHLRGQGIEGTILVQAAATVAETRFLLQLADQHGFISGVVGWVDMEASDAPQVIESLSSHPKFKGIRPMLQDLPDPEWILRDSLGPALETLVARDLTFDALVRPVHLPHLHTFLKRHPRLRVVVDHGAKPNIAQGSAEGLASWSESMRAIASDTSACCKLSGLLTEAAPNSNAAQLQPYVDVLIEAFGPRRLMWGSDWPVLNLAGSYPGWYAMTRQLIAGLEAHEQEWILGRTACGFYGLVAG; via the coding sequence ATGACGAGAATCGACGCACATCAGCATTTTTGGCGCCTGGAGCGCGGTGACTACGACTGGCTCACTCGCGACCTCGGCGTGCTGTACCGCGACTACTCGCCCGAGGATCTGGATCCCCATCTCAGGGGTCAGGGTATCGAGGGGACGATCTTGGTGCAGGCCGCGGCTACGGTCGCCGAAACGCGTTTTCTGCTGCAGCTGGCCGACCAGCACGGCTTCATCTCGGGCGTAGTGGGCTGGGTCGACATGGAAGCGAGCGACGCCCCGCAGGTGATCGAGTCCCTGTCGAGCCACCCGAAGTTCAAGGGTATTCGGCCCATGCTGCAGGATCTGCCCGACCCGGAATGGATCTTGCGGGACTCGCTCGGGCCGGCGCTGGAAACGCTCGTGGCGCGCGACTTGACCTTCGATGCGCTGGTGCGTCCCGTCCACCTGCCCCATCTCCACACCTTCCTCAAACGCCATCCCCGGCTTCGGGTGGTGGTGGACCATGGCGCCAAGCCCAACATCGCGCAAGGCAGCGCAGAAGGCCTCGCGTCCTGGTCCGAGTCGATGCGTGCGATCGCCAGCGACACCAGCGCTTGCTGCAAGCTGTCGGGGTTGCTCACGGAAGCGGCTCCCAACAGCAACGCCGCACAGCTGCAGCCCTACGTGGATGTGCTGATCGAGGCCTTTGGCCCCCGCCGCCTGATGTGGGGCAGCGATTGGCCCGTGCTGAACCTGGCCGGCAGCTATCCTGGCTGGTACGCGATGACTCGCCAGCTCATCGCCGGCCTCGAAGCACACGAGCAGGAATGGATCCTGGGCCGGACCGCCTGCGGCTTCTACGGCCTGGTTGCCGGCTAG
- a CDS encoding response regulator has product MGKATIPPAKKCSPNVVLVVDDSALATRTLARSLRDKTISVVQAQNGHEALAYLESGNVDVIVSDARMPELDGVTLLRIVSKRWPHIARVLYTGYIESYVDADADTMSFIDGIFSKGGQEREAVESVRLLAHKQGAFLGVSDAGARYGLGGPG; this is encoded by the coding sequence ATGGGAAAGGCCACGATCCCTCCGGCCAAGAAGTGCTCGCCGAACGTAGTGCTGGTCGTTGACGACAGCGCGCTGGCGACCCGCACCCTGGCTCGATCGCTCAGGGACAAGACGATATCGGTGGTCCAGGCCCAGAACGGCCACGAAGCGCTTGCCTACCTGGAATCGGGAAACGTGGACGTCATCGTGAGCGATGCCCGTATGCCGGAGCTCGACGGTGTGACCCTCTTGCGCATCGTCAGCAAGCGCTGGCCCCACATTGCGCGGGTGCTGTACACCGGATACATCGAGAGCTACGTGGACGCCGACGCCGATACGATGAGCTTCATCGACGGGATCTTCTCCAAGGGTGGCCAAGAGCGCGAGGCGGTCGAATCGGTCCGCTTGCTGGCGCACAAGCAGGGCGCGTTTCTTGGGGTTTCGGACGCGGGCGCCCGCTACGGGCTGGGGGGTCCGGGGTAG
- a CDS encoding TetR/AcrR family transcriptional regulator — MKEQKDRTRAKRDEILAAAAAVFREEGYDTTSMDRIAERAGASKRTVYNHFGSKEALFEAVVGRLIEQQLQAKRVAWDPSRPLADQLRDFARAKGAIADDPASMALMRVVLGVFIRDPQAVARLFDRYAAEEDSLVSWLQQAHAAGALNVPEPELAASIFWSMAGGALFWPPAVFGRGVQEPERITAELVETFLARYGA; from the coding sequence ATGAAAGAGCAAAAAGACAGGACCCGAGCAAAGCGTGACGAAATCCTGGCCGCTGCCGCCGCGGTCTTTCGGGAGGAGGGCTACGACACCACCAGCATGGATCGCATTGCCGAGCGTGCGGGAGCTTCCAAGCGCACCGTCTACAACCACTTCGGCAGCAAGGAGGCGTTGTTCGAGGCGGTCGTAGGCCGGCTGATCGAACAGCAGCTTCAGGCAAAGCGGGTAGCATGGGACCCGTCCAGGCCGCTCGCCGATCAGCTTCGCGACTTCGCGCGTGCCAAGGGCGCTATCGCGGACGACCCGGCTTCGATGGCGCTCATGCGTGTCGTGCTCGGCGTGTTCATCCGCGACCCGCAGGCCGTGGCCCGGCTCTTCGACCGCTACGCCGCCGAGGAGGACTCGCTGGTGTCGTGGCTGCAGCAAGCCCACGCCGCGGGTGCGCTCAACGTGCCCGAGCCGGAGCTGGCCGCCTCGATCTTTTGGTCGATGGCCGGCGGCGCACTGTTCTGGCCACCGGCCGTATTCGGTCGTGGGGTCCAAGAGCCGGAACGGATCACGGCGGAGCTCGTCGAGACCTTTCTCGCGCGCTACGGCGCGTAG
- a CDS encoding DUF2961 domain-containing protein: MKTLLQDMIDRDQVARFPDPAFKLIQFSSYDRRSVAPDKPHWLTGARTDRGHVIRTEENSGRTEYVLMDHQAPGAIVRTWATDRRIAPKPYNGPVNAIMRVYIDGNPEPAIVGHMNDVFNGDGLIPAPFAHKSLSSSVSFFPITYAKSCKITVDEKPWFYYFTCREYTQGTRVESYSKERFDALDRETAKVGRTLVAPKVDGPTRNTNWRGKLAGGKETTLELPKGESAVYEITLEPETLDDPRRMRSLILKASFDGNETVWSPVGEFFGTGVGLNPFQGWYRTVTNDGKLICRWVMPYQKNASVSVLNLHDEPVNLSFKVATKRWKWDERSMYFNAGWRYQEAVRGPSDWNYATLKGKGVYVGDTLTIWNPVKGWWGEGDEKIYFDGEDFPSIFGTGTEDYYGYAWGNPNVDFYEHPFHAQVRVGEFNKNHRTAPVDNCYGYSTQTRSRSLDAMPFNTSMKLDMEAMSNRELEYVVGSYWYAMPETTHNFTPNPDAAKRPIRK, from the coding sequence ATGAAGACGCTGCTGCAGGACATGATCGACCGCGATCAGGTCGCCCGGTTCCCCGACCCTGCGTTCAAACTCATCCAGTTCAGCAGCTACGACCGACGCTCGGTCGCCCCGGACAAGCCGCATTGGCTCACGGGCGCACGTACGGACCGTGGCCATGTCATCCGCACCGAGGAGAACAGCGGCCGCACCGAATACGTCCTAATGGACCACCAGGCCCCCGGCGCGATCGTGCGGACCTGGGCGACCGACCGCCGCATCGCGCCCAAGCCCTACAACGGCCCGGTCAACGCCATCATGCGTGTCTACATTGATGGCAACCCCGAGCCCGCGATCGTGGGGCACATGAACGATGTCTTCAACGGCGACGGCCTGATCCCCGCACCGTTCGCCCATAAATCGCTGTCCTCCTCCGTCTCCTTCTTCCCGATCACGTATGCCAAGAGCTGCAAGATCACCGTGGATGAAAAACCCTGGTTCTACTACTTCACCTGCCGCGAATACACCCAGGGCACGCGCGTCGAGTCGTATTCCAAAGAGCGTTTTGATGCACTGGATCGGGAAACCGCCAAGGTCGGCCGAACGCTGGTCGCTCCGAAGGTCGACGGGCCGACACGCAATACCAACTGGCGTGGCAAACTTGCTGGCGGTAAGGAAACCACGCTTGAGCTGCCCAAGGGCGAGTCGGCGGTCTACGAAATCACCCTGGAGCCCGAGACGCTCGACGACCCGCGCCGGATGCGAAGCCTGATCCTCAAGGCGAGCTTCGACGGCAACGAAACCGTCTGGTCCCCGGTCGGTGAGTTCTTCGGCACTGGCGTCGGGCTCAACCCTTTCCAAGGCTGGTACCGCACGGTGACCAACGACGGCAAGCTGATCTGCCGCTGGGTGATGCCCTACCAGAAGAACGCAAGCGTCTCCGTCCTCAACCTCCATGACGAACCCGTCAACCTGTCGTTCAAGGTCGCCACAAAGCGGTGGAAGTGGGACGAGCGCTCGATGTACTTCAATGCGGGCTGGCGTTATCAGGAAGCCGTTCGTGGCCCGTCCGATTGGAACTACGCAACGCTGAAAGGCAAAGGCGTCTACGTCGGCGACACCCTGACCATCTGGAACCCGGTCAAGGGCTGGTGGGGCGAGGGCGATGAGAAGATCTACTTCGACGGCGAAGACTTCCCCTCCATCTTCGGCACCGGCACAGAGGACTACTACGGCTACGCCTGGGGCAACCCGAACGTCGATTTCTACGAGCACCCCTTCCACGCCCAGGTCCGCGTCGGCGAGTTCAACAAGAACCACCGCACCGCACCGGTCGACAACTGCTACGGCTACTCAACCCAGACCCGCAGCCGATCGTTGGACGCGATGCCGTTTAACACGTCCATGAAACTGGACATGGAGGCGATGTCCAACCGGGAGTTGGAGTACGTCGTGGGCAGCTACTGGTACGCGATGCCCGAGACGACACACAACTTTACACCCAACCCCGACGCTGCCAAGCGGCCGATACGGAAGTGA
- a CDS encoding TolC family protein, with product MKLRVCEVLIGLLDVRRRLPLVGCVVALGCASELERASQAGLARTSARLNAAEGGARPGRPAARFDGAQFDGARFDGARFDGKLSSYVAHAFALSPSLRSSFEQWRAAASKPAQERKLSEPAISYAAFVRHVETRVGPQQHRLGIRWMFPWPSKLTAGGRAAAYGALAQQRRFEAHALTLAAQVAHAYWKLWRARRSKQVRKRQHAVLLALADQVRARIAAGTASLADLAQVDLSISRSDDSVAGLAETIRAASAALIRRVGAPPASETPTELQPPWGVGNLPADDIEALRSFAWAHPRVGALSLLSKSSDQRVLRARASRYPTIGVGVDWMITGQALNRELDDSGKDAVMAMVSLSLPLWTSAYSAAEAQARAEGAAFAAQAQALRDQATAELETVMSRLRDAARRARLYRSTLIPQAETTYRSVLDGYANSRSTLAAILLAERELLELQIGLIGAQADWAAGWASLEHVVGRPVAPQQGGEQAVSDRQAVSDQQRTGGW from the coding sequence GTGAAGCTCCGCGTGTGTGAGGTGCTGATCGGCCTTCTTGATGTGCGGCGCAGGCTGCCTCTGGTGGGCTGCGTTGTCGCGCTGGGTTGCGCGAGCGAGCTGGAACGCGCATCGCAAGCCGGCCTGGCTCGCACTTCGGCTCGTTTGAACGCAGCTGAAGGCGGCGCACGGCCTGGGCGCCCCGCAGCACGATTCGACGGAGCGCAATTCGATGGAGCGCGATTCGATGGAGCGCGATTCGATGGCAAGCTGAGCAGCTACGTTGCCCATGCCTTTGCGCTCAGCCCGAGCTTGCGTTCCTCCTTTGAACAATGGCGCGCGGCTGCGAGCAAGCCCGCCCAGGAGCGTAAGCTGTCCGAGCCTGCGATCAGCTATGCGGCCTTCGTGCGTCACGTCGAGACGCGCGTGGGACCGCAGCAACACAGGCTTGGCATTCGCTGGATGTTCCCCTGGCCTTCGAAGCTGACCGCCGGTGGCCGCGCGGCCGCCTACGGTGCGCTGGCACAGCAGCGCAGGTTCGAGGCGCATGCGCTCACCCTGGCGGCACAGGTGGCTCATGCCTACTGGAAGCTGTGGCGGGCAAGACGCTCGAAACAGGTAAGAAAGAGGCAGCACGCGGTGCTTTTGGCGCTCGCGGATCAAGTGCGCGCGCGCATCGCAGCCGGCACGGCGAGCCTGGCCGATCTGGCCCAAGTGGACCTGTCGATCTCTCGCAGCGACGACAGCGTTGCGGGCCTCGCTGAGACCATCCGCGCGGCGAGCGCAGCGTTGATCCGACGGGTGGGGGCGCCACCCGCCAGTGAGACACCGACGGAGCTGCAGCCGCCCTGGGGTGTGGGTAACCTCCCAGCGGATGACATCGAGGCCCTGCGCTCGTTCGCCTGGGCTCACCCGCGCGTCGGTGCGCTGTCGCTGCTGAGCAAAAGCAGCGACCAGCGTGTGCTGCGCGCCCGCGCGAGCCGTTATCCCACCATTGGCGTTGGTGTTGACTGGATGATCACCGGTCAGGCGCTCAACCGAGAGCTCGACGACAGTGGCAAGGACGCCGTGATGGCCATGGTCTCGCTCAGCTTGCCGCTGTGGACGTCGGCCTACAGCGCGGCCGAAGCTCAAGCGCGAGCCGAGGGAGCCGCGTTCGCGGCGCAAGCACAGGCGCTGCGGGACCAGGCGACGGCCGAGCTCGAGACGGTGATGTCACGGCTGCGGGATGCGGCGCGGCGCGCGCGGCTGTACAGGAGCACCCTCATCCCCCAAGCCGAAACGACCTACCGTTCGGTGCTCGACGGCTACGCCAACAGTCGTTCGACGTTGGCGGCGATTCTACTGGCCGAGCGGGAGTTGCTCGAGCTGCAGATCGGCTTGATCGGCGCCCAGGCTGACTGGGCTGCTGGCTGGGCGTCGCTCGAGCATGTGGTCGGCCGACCCGTGGCACCCCAACAAGGTGGAGAGCAGGCGGTTTCCGATCGGCAGGCGGTTTCCGATCAGCAGCGCACCGGAGGCTGGTGA
- a CDS encoding AAC(3) family N-acetyltransferase, producing MSDERDGLVDSLEALGVRHGDTVMVHASMRRVGMRAEVLLDAIEAAVGPDGHIMMLVCAPEGRPFDPAVSPAWAELGVLGEVFRTRSGVVLNEHPVARMGVWGKRATALVLSPPLDDYYGPGSPLERLVRDGGKVLRLGADSDTVTLFHYAEYVAAVPNKRRRNWSVDVVGAGGIERIHGTCLDDNAGIRDWAGEQDYFAQILIEYIETGRPQTGRVGGAACELIDAEDATRFAVGWLENAFG from the coding sequence ATGAGCGATGAACGTGATGGATTGGTCGACTCTCTTGAGGCGCTGGGTGTGCGACACGGAGATACGGTCATGGTTCACGCTTCGATGCGACGTGTCGGGATGCGGGCCGAGGTTCTTCTCGATGCCATCGAGGCGGCCGTAGGTCCTGACGGGCACATCATGATGCTCGTTTGTGCTCCAGAAGGACGCCCGTTCGACCCGGCTGTCAGTCCCGCATGGGCCGAGCTTGGTGTGCTCGGCGAAGTTTTCCGCACGCGGTCGGGTGTCGTTCTCAACGAACACCCCGTCGCCCGAATGGGTGTCTGGGGAAAGCGAGCGACCGCGTTGGTGCTCAGTCCTCCCCTCGACGATTATTATGGACCCGGCTCGCCGCTCGAACGACTGGTACGAGATGGAGGTAAGGTACTGCGCCTTGGTGCCGACTCCGACACAGTGACACTCTTTCACTACGCGGAGTACGTCGCCGCGGTGCCGAATAAGCGGCGTCGCAATTGGTCGGTGGATGTTGTTGGAGCCGGTGGCATTGAGCGTATCCACGGCACGTGTCTCGACGACAATGCTGGGATTCGAGATTGGGCCGGTGAACAGGACTATTTTGCCCAGATTCTCATCGAATACATCGAAACCGGCCGCCCGCAAACGGGTCGTGTCGGCGGAGCAGCTTGCGAGCTGATCGATGCCGAGGATGCAACTCGCTTTGCGGTCGGCTGGCTTGAGAACGCGTTCGGATGA
- a CDS encoding dCMP deaminase family protein — protein MTGPKWDRRFVELAAHISGWSKDPSTKVGCVVVGPDREIRSTGFNGFPRGVEDTLTRLENRDLKYPLICHAEENAIMHAARIGVSLKGCVAYVTWPPCTRCARSLVQAGLREVVHPAGVHVPERWQADFALSMALLHEAGVATRTVAMDGEP, from the coding sequence TTGACGGGCCCCAAGTGGGACCGGAGGTTTGTCGAGCTGGCCGCGCACATCTCCGGTTGGAGCAAGGATCCGTCGACGAAGGTGGGCTGCGTGGTGGTGGGGCCGGACCGTGAGATTCGCAGCACCGGGTTCAATGGCTTTCCGCGCGGTGTCGAGGATACGCTCACGAGACTGGAAAACCGCGATCTGAAGTACCCGCTGATCTGTCACGCCGAAGAAAACGCCATCATGCACGCGGCCCGGATCGGCGTGTCGCTCAAGGGCTGTGTGGCGTACGTGACATGGCCCCCTTGCACGCGCTGTGCTCGCTCCTTGGTTCAAGCCGGTTTGCGCGAGGTCGTCCATCCCGCGGGCGTGCATGTTCCAGAGCGCTGGCAGGCCGATTTCGCGCTGAGCATGGCGCTGCTGCACGAAGCGGGCGTCGCAACCCGTACCGTAGCCATGGATGGAGAACCATGA
- a CDS encoding type IV toxin-antitoxin system AbiEi family antitoxin domain-containing protein, whose amino-acid sequence MPGRVWESVLEVAADQHGFVTFEDVRGLGADPALLRQWHQRGKVERVGHGIYRFPHVPATPLDPYMLASLWPAGRGVLSHDTALELHELCDVNPAKIHITLPPGYWPRRKGGDRYVVHHEQLADADVTWHEGIRIVTPAVAIRQAIATRVPTQLVRQAIDNARRLGLLRALALDDLARHLKARA is encoded by the coding sequence ATGCCCGGGCGAGTCTGGGAAAGCGTGCTCGAAGTGGCGGCCGACCAGCACGGGTTCGTCACCTTCGAGGATGTGCGCGGGCTGGGCGCCGATCCGGCGCTCCTGCGCCAGTGGCATCAGCGAGGCAAGGTCGAACGCGTTGGTCACGGCATCTATCGCTTTCCTCACGTCCCGGCGACGCCTCTCGATCCCTACATGCTCGCGAGCCTGTGGCCCGCGGGCCGGGGAGTGCTGAGCCACGATACCGCCCTCGAGCTCCACGAGCTGTGCGACGTCAATCCGGCGAAGATCCACATCACGCTTCCACCGGGCTACTGGCCGCGGCGCAAGGGTGGGGACCGATACGTCGTGCACCACGAGCAGCTCGCGGATGCGGATGTCACGTGGCACGAGGGCATTCGCATCGTCACGCCGGCGGTTGCGATCCGGCAAGCCATCGCGACGCGTGTGCCGACCCAGCTCGTGCGGCAGGCGATCGACAACGCGCGGCGTCTCGGACTTCTCCGGGCCCTGGCGTTGGACGATCTTGCTCGCCATCTGAAAGCTAGAGCATGA
- a CDS encoding oxidoreductase codes for MPAWTFDDIPDQTGRKVIVTGANTGIGLETARALARKGAHVTLACRSLEKGKAALHSIASDAPAATALLEQLDLSDLDNVAAFAERYAARHDRLDLLILNAGVMVPPASKTAQGFELQFGVNHLGHFALTGALLQRLRTTGGARVVVVSSTAANMGKIVFDDLQFDKRGYAPWPAYGQSKLANQLFARELQRRFRAAGASVLVTAAHPGWTATDLQRTSGFASFLSPLVGMKAPQGALPTLRAATDPEASGGDYYGPDGFMQMRGYPKRVPMTKLAQDDGVASRLWEVSEALTGVHYNLPAA; via the coding sequence ATGCCTGCCTGGACCTTCGATGACATCCCTGACCAAACGGGCCGCAAGGTCATCGTCACCGGTGCCAACACGGGCATCGGCTTGGAGACGGCGCGAGCGCTGGCGCGCAAGGGTGCGCACGTGACGCTGGCTTGCCGCAGCCTCGAAAAGGGCAAGGCGGCTCTGCACAGCATCGCCAGCGACGCACCGGCTGCGACCGCCCTTTTGGAGCAGCTCGATCTTTCGGACCTCGACAACGTTGCGGCGTTCGCGGAGCGTTACGCGGCTCGGCACGACCGACTCGACCTGCTCATTCTGAACGCGGGTGTGATGGTGCCGCCCGCCAGCAAGACGGCACAGGGCTTCGAGCTGCAGTTCGGCGTCAACCATCTCGGACACTTCGCTTTGACCGGGGCGCTGCTGCAGCGCCTGCGCACCACCGGGGGAGCGCGCGTCGTGGTGGTCTCGAGCACGGCGGCCAACATGGGCAAGATCGTCTTCGATGATCTGCAGTTCGACAAGCGCGGCTACGCCCCCTGGCCCGCGTACGGGCAGAGCAAGCTCGCCAACCAGCTCTTTGCGCGCGAGCTGCAGCGACGGTTTCGGGCTGCCGGGGCGTCCGTCCTGGTCACCGCAGCCCATCCTGGCTGGACCGCCACCGACCTGCAGCGAACCAGCGGCTTCGCGTCCTTCCTCAGCCCCCTCGTTGGCATGAAGGCGCCGCAGGGCGCCCTGCCAACGCTGCGCGCGGCCACCGATCCGGAGGCATCCGGCGGCGACTACTACGGTCCAGACGGCTTCATGCAAATGCGTGGCTACCCAAAGCGCGTCCCCATGACCAAGCTGGCGCAGGATGACGGCGTTGCCTCTCGGCTCTGGGAGGTCAGCGAGGCGCTGACGGGTGTTCACTACAACCTGCCGGCCGCCTAG